In Thunnus thynnus chromosome 20, fThuThy2.1, whole genome shotgun sequence, a single window of DNA contains:
- the LOC137171738 gene encoding rho GTPase-activating protein 23-like isoform X2 — MLRVSGVAPAPLGHEWRFQCSVGVDCSDAEPRCIWLAVLRGVSPHSSPWQTPITSPRRRGSRRLIQRHRLCWAKGRRDGMVSSNENRRRPLSSGEVEGVSWQGPRTIFLQKNSQGFGFTLRHFIVYPPESSLHSLKDEENGNATGKGCQRSRLEPMDTIFVKSVKENGPAQQAGLCTGDRLVKVNGESILGKTYSQVIALIQNSENILELSIMPKDEDVLQLVSAYSQDAYLKGNEPYSGEAQNLPEPPPLCYPSTKPSSTAPQPSHNLQSPLDNWQCRSGHTTSPLDNRPPAASTPTSGWSGGPEETSGHFAPPGRHRGRSSSAISALDFHFANHNAAIASATLPPPRKNSLPASARAHTDALCHQALSDWYYSQAEAAEHMSPRHRSISQDRLAELGLGLALGPGPVPASTTSAEQRRRETLLYHHQAAAASHDSYWLGGWGGISGPGSRSCSESLLAAYAEYEHNYGRSVETLAQASALVPPRSEQSSQGSQMTKFSEQKEQKASGGHQQQTTVTAPIATSSTVPPSGRQSGQQVAEPQTRRVKEEELVGYKSYSPSFSRKAGHLLQQAQSFREPGYTVPHLNWSPGSRSSPADSDGGMVPRPQSTPALSASEEERVRLGEDREVISPISLNQEVVLRQKPPSGRWTPVQTLRHPNYTTPVESPEPPGLTSSPGTPSPVSGGPGPNRRVNGSLAQHAYDSLSSIPFIDEPTSPSTDQQACYVPACSVVSSSQASTMATLTSTSVSPTLSSISPFVRLRSQDCSSIKGRRSSYLLAITTERSKSCDEGLNTFREEGRVFSKLPKRVKSFFIDGSLESLRAQEDARSKRHSTSELGTITFSDVRKEGWLHYKQILTEKGKKVGGGMRPWKRVFSVLRSHSLFLYKDKREAVLHGAGAGSSQDEHPPVSIRGCLIDIAYSETKRKHTLRLTTQDFCEYLLQAEDRDDMLAWIRVIRENSKTDNEEIGFSRQALINKKLNDYRKHSLTANKPDSSPRAHRMMPPFLLAKTDNTSVNRSSRTDDNKALWGINIMKKTKKTGSPKAFGVRLEDCQPAVNHKFVPLIVEMCCGVVEDTGLEYTGIYRVPGNNAMVSNLQEHLNKGMDINTAEERWQDLNVISSLLKSFFRKLPEPLFTDDKYNDFIDANRIEDAEDRLKTMKKLIHDLPDYYYHTLKFLVGHLRKVADHSEKNKMEPRNLALVFGPTLVRTSEDNMTDMVTHMPDRYKIVETLILHYDWFFSEGELDKEEKTPDDKRDMQPVPNIDHLLSNIGRPGMPGEASDSTTSDSLKSKLSSASKKDLNARDFLSKSIISAVTRKRKKCPSTHQPGSSADEDSEHEPVKASNYGGGEGGGEEEDRGEEEAVKEEYTIPKKEKMDEKGNGVKVQETTEGKEDGGEEAEKDVSNGPGNDAKNPQRESKSRAAPQLRPNSFLYSHHQTHTTCPRPQPVTSPPPHPRPHNLARGRPTAPFWISPTRLPNLYQASRLHGGQQPDWNQPAPVRYRKTRGGRTRAMSMNLDLELGRSEDKVRGWRSERVEVIRVIEGAPGQHGSVGVPQGSVIGPGSVRQIDPLPHLSQEAPPLSSSSSGWIDQSSPGSSTVVLRRSGLDPRDKTRAWRRHTVVV, encoded by the exons ATGCTGAGGGTGTCAGGTGTCGCACCAGCTCCGTTGGGCCATGAGTGGCGTTTCCAGTGTTCTGTAGGAGTGGACTGTAGCGACGCTGAGCCTCGCTGTATCTGGCTGGCAGTGTTAAGGGGTGTTTCACCTCACTCCTCACCCTGGCAGACCCCCATCACATCACCAAGAAGACGGGGCTCCCGGAGGCTCATACAGCGCCATCGCTTGTGCTGG GCTAAAGGGCGGAGAGATGGCATGGTGTCGTCCAATGAGAACAGGCGCCGGCCGCTGTCGTCGGGTGAGGTGGAGGGCGTGTCGTGGCAGGGCCCACGGACCATTTTCCTCCAGAAGAACTCGCAGGGATTTGGCTTCACCCTGCGCCACTTCATCGTCTACCCACCAGAGTCTTCCCTCCACAGCCTCAAG GATGAAGAGAACGGAAATGCAACTGGAAAAG GTTGTCAGCGCTCTCGTTTGGAGCCAATGGACACCATCTTTGTGAAGAGTGTCAAAGAAAATGGCCCTGCCCAGCAAGCTGGACTGTGCacag GGGACAGGCTGGTGAAAGTAAACGGGGAGAGCATTCTGGGGAAAACCTACTCTCAGGTGATCGCACTCATCCAAAACAG TGAAAACATTCTGGAGCTCTCTATTATGCCAAAAGATGAGGATGTGTTGCAGTTGGTAAGT GCGTACTCCCAGGATGCCTACCTGAAAGGCAATGAGCCATATTCAGGTGAGGCCCAGAACCTCCCTGAGCCGCCGCCTCTCTGTTACCCTTCCACCAAGCCCAGCTCCACTGCCCCACAGCCCAGCCACAACCTCCAGAGTCCCCTGGACAACTGGCAATGCCGATCTGGCCACACCACCTCGCCACTGGACAACCGCCCCCCTGCTGCTTCTACCCCCACCTCCGGCTGGTCCGGGGGTCCTGAGGAGACCAGTGGTCATTTTGCCCCACCAGGGCGGCACCGTGGCCGCTCCTCGTCGGCCATCAGTGCGCTGGACTTTCACTTTGCTAACCACAATGCTGCCATCGCCTCTGCAACTCTGCCTCCACCACGGAAGAACAGCCTGCCGGCTTCTGCCCGCGCTCACACCGATGCCCTCTGCCACCAGGCTTTGTCGGACTGGTACTACAGCCAGGCTGAGGCAGCTGAGCACATGTCTCCCCGCCACCGCAGCATATCTCAGGACCGTTTAGCGGAGCTGGGGCTGGGGTTGGCACTTGGCCCTGGACCAGTGCCCGCCTCCACAACCTCTGCAGAGCAACGTAGAAGAGAGACCCTCCTGTACCACCACCAGGCGGCAGCTGCTTCCCATGATTCCTATTGGCTGGGGGGCTGGGGTGGTATATCAGGACCAGGAAGCAGGTCGTGCTCAGAGAGCCTGCTGGCAGCCTATGCAGAGTACGAGCACAACTATGGGCGTTCTGTAGAAACACTGGCACAAGCCTCTGCACTGGTCCCACCACGCTCCGAACAGTCTTCACAAGGCTCCCAGATGACAAAATTCAGCGAGCAGAAAGAGCAGAAAGCCTCAGGAGGACATCAGCAGCAAACCACAGTCACGGCCCCTATCGCAACCTCTTCCACAGTGCCTCCAAGTGGCAGGCAGTCAGGTCAGCAGGTAGCTGAACCCCAAACAAGGCGAGTAAAAGAGGAAGAGTTGGTGGGCTACAAAAGCTACAGTCCTTCTTTCTCCCGCAAAGCTGGCCACCTCCTCCAGCAGGCGCAGTCCTTCAGAGAGCCCGGCTACACCGTCCCTCACCTCAACTGGAGCCCCGGCAGCAGAAGCAGCCCTGCCgacagtgatggagggatgGTGCCCCGGCCCCAGTCCACCCCAGCCCTGTCTGcatcagaggaggagagagttcGGCTCGGGGAGGACAGGGAGGTCATCTCCCCTATCTCCCTGAATCAAGAGGTGGTCCTGAGGCAGAAACCACCTTCGGGCCGCTGGACCCCTGTTCAGACCCTTCGACATCCCAACTACACAACACCTGTGGAGTCACCTGAGCCCCCTGGTTTGACATCTTCACCTGGGACTCCCTCTCCTGTCTCTGGGGGGCCAGGCCCCAACCGCAGGGTCAATGGTAGCCTGGCACAGCATGCATACGACTCCCTGTCCTCTATTCCCTTCATAG ATGAACCCACCAGTCCTAGTACTGACCAACAGGCCTGCTATGTACCAGCCTGCTCTGTGGTGTCCAGTTCCCAGGCCTCCACTATGGCCACTCTCACTTCCACCTCTGTCTCCCCCACCCTGTCCTCCATCTCCCCCTTTGTCCGACTTCGTTCTCAGGACTGCA GCAGTATCAAAGGTCGTCGCTCCTCTTACCTGCTGGCCATCACCACCGAGAGATCCAAGTCATGTGATGAGGGTCTCAACACCTTCAGGGAAGAAGGCCGTGTTTTCTC CAAACTACCAAAAAGAGTCAAGAGCTTTTTCATTGATGGG TCTCTGGAGAGCTTGCGAGCCCAGGAGGACGCCCGTTCCAAGCGCCACTCCACCTCTGAACTGGGAACCATCACCTTCAGTGATGTTCGCAAGGAGGGCTGGCTGCACTACAAACAGATCCTCACAGAGAAGGGAAAG AAAGTCGGTGGTGGCATGCGGCCGTGGAAACGTGTCTTCTCCGTGCTCCGTTCCCATTCGCTCTTCCTCTACAAGGACAAGCGAGAGGCCGTCCTTCACGGGGCGGGGGCGGGGTCCAGCCAGGACGAGCATCCCCCAGTCAGCATCCGCGGCTGCCTGATTGACATTGCCTACAGCGAAACTAAGCGCAAGCATACCTTGAGGCTGACCACACAGGACTTCTGCGAGTacctgctgcaggctgaggaCAGGGACGACATGCTGGCCTGGATCAGGGTCATCAGGGAGAACAGCAAGACTGACAATGAG GAGATTGGTTTCTCAAGACAAGCTCTCATCAACAAGAAGCTGAATGACTACAGAAAACACAG TCTGACAGCTAATAAGCCGGATTCTTCTCCCAGAGCTCACCGCATGATGCCTCCCTTCCTCTTGGCTAAGACTGACAACACCTCAGTGAACCGATCATCTAGAACTG aTGACAACAAGGCGCTGTGGGGCATCAATATCATGAAGAAGACCAAGAAGACAGGCAGTCCCAAGGCTTTTGGTGTGCGACTAGAGGACTGTCAGCCTGCTGTCAACCATAAA TTTGTCCCTCTGATCGTGGAGATGTGCTGCGGTGTGGTGGAAGACACGGGTCTGGAGTACACCGGCATCTACCGGGTGCCAGGGAACAACGCTATGGTGTCCAACCTGCAGGAGCATCTCAACAAGGGCATGGACATCAACACTGCTGAGGAG AGATGGCAGGACCTGAACGTAATCAGCAGCCTGCTCAAATCGTTCTTCCGAAAACTGCCTGAACCACTGTTTACTGATG ACAAATACAATGATTTCATTGATGCCAACCGGATAGAAGACGCAGAGGACCGACTAAAGACCATGAAGAAACTG ATTCATGACCTCCCAGACTATTATTACCACACTCTTAAGTTCTTGGTGGGCCACCTGAGGAAGGTGGCAGATCACTCTGAAAAGAATAAG ATGGAGCCAAGAAACCTGGCTCTGGTGTTTGGTCCCACTCTGGTGAGGACGTCAGAGGACAATATGACCGACATGGTCACCCACATGCCTGACCGCTACAAGATAGTAGAGACACTTATCCTGCAC TATGACTGGTTCTTCAGTGAAGGAGAGCTTGACAAGGAAGAGAAG acccCAGATGATAAGCGGGACATGCAGCCTGTGCCCAATATTGACCATCTACTGTCCAACATCGGCAGGCCGGGTATGCCAGGAGAGGCATCAG ATTCCACCACCAGCGATTCACTTAAGTCAAAG CTTTCTTCAGCCTCCAAGAAAGACCTGAATGCCAGGGACTTCCTGTCCAAGTCCATCATCTCTGCTGTGACCCGCAAACGTAAAAAATGCCCCAGTACCCACCAGCCAGGCAGCAGTGCTGACGAGGACTCCGAGCATGAACCAGTCAAAGCCAGCAACTACGGgggaggagaagggggaggagaggaagaggacagaggagaggaagaggcagTCAAGGAGGAATATACCATTcctaagaaagaaaaaatggatgaaaaggGAAATGGGGTAAAAGTTCAAGAGACTACAGAGGGAAAGGAAGATGGGGGAGAGGAAGCTGAAAAGGATGTGAGTAACGGACCAGGCAATGATGCCAAGAATCCTCAAAGGGAGAGCAAGTCAAGAGCTGCACCACAACTTCGTCCAAACAGCTTCCTCTATTCACACCATCAGACCCACACCACATGCCCACGACCCCAACCCGTGACCAGCCCTCCTCCACACCCAAGGCCTCACAATCTGGCTAGAGGACGCCCAACAGCCCCTTTCTGGATCTCCCCTACCAGGCTTCCCAACCTCTACCAGGCCTCCAGGCTTCATGGGGGCCAGCAGCCGGATTGGAACCAACCAGCGCCAGTCCGCTACAGGAAGACCAGAGGTGGGAGGACGAGGGCTATGTCCATGAATCTGGACCTTGAGCTGGGCAGGAGTGAGGACAAAGTGAGAGGCTGGAGATCGGAGAGGGTTGAGGTAATCAGAGTCATTGAGGGAGCACCAGGTCAGCATGGAAGTGTTGGGGTTCCTCAAGGATCAGTTATAGGTCCTGGTTCAGTTCGACAAATTGATCCACTCCCTCATCTCTCCCAGGAggccccccctctctcctcctcttcctctggatGGATAGATCAAAGCTCCCCGGGATCTTCAACTGTTGTTCTGAGGAGATCTGGCCTGGACCCGCGGGACAAGACAAGAGCCTGGCGTCGTCACACAGTGGTGGTTTAA
- the LOC137171738 gene encoding rho GTPase-activating protein 23-like isoform X9, which yields MAQAKGRRDGMVSSNENRRRPLSSGEVEGVSWQGPRTIFLQKNSQGFGFTLRHFIVYPPESSLHSLKDEENGNATGKAGCQRSRLEPMDTIFVKSVKENGPAQQAGLCTGDRLVKVNGESILGKTYSQVIALIQNSENILELSIMPKDEDVLQLVSAYSQDAYLKGNEPYSGEAQNLPEPPPLCYPSTKPSSTAPQPSHNLQSPLDNWQCRSGHTTSPLDNRPPAASTPTSGWSGGPEETSGHFAPPGRHRGRSSSAISALDFHFANHNAAIASATLPPPRKNSLPASARAHTDALCHQALSDWYYSQAEAAEHMSPRHRSISQDRLAELGLGLALGPGPVPASTTSAEQRRRETLLYHHQAAAASHDSYWLGGWGGISGPGSRSCSESLLAAYAEYEHNYGRSVETLAQASALVPPRSEQSSQGSQMTKFSEQKEQKASGGHQQQTTVTAPIATSSTVPPSGRQSGQQVAEPQTRRVKEEELVGYKSYSPSFSRKAGHLLQQAQSFREPGYTVPHLNWSPGSRSSPADSDGGMVPRPQSTPALSASEEERVRLGEDREVISPISLNQEVVLRQKPPSGRWTPVQTLRHPNYTTPVESPEPPGLTSSPGTPSPVSGGPGPNRRVNGSLAQHAYDSLSSIPFIDEPTSPSTDQQACYVPACSVVSSSQASTMATLTSTSVSPTLSSISPFVRLRSQDCSSIKGRRSSYLLAITTERSKSCDEGLNTFREEGRVFSKLPKRVKSFFIDGSLESLRAQEDARSKRHSTSELGTITFSDVRKEGWLHYKQILTEKGKKVGGGMRPWKRVFSVLRSHSLFLYKDKREAVLHGAGAGSSQDEHPPVSIRGCLIDIAYSETKRKHTLRLTTQDFCEYLLQAEDRDDMLAWIRVIRENSKTDNEEIGFSRQALINKKLNDYRKHSLTANKPDSSPRAHRMMPPFLLAKTDNTSVNRSSRTDDNKALWGINIMKKTKKTGSPKAFGVRLEDCQPAVNHKFVPLIVEMCCGVVEDTGLEYTGIYRVPGNNAMVSNLQEHLNKGMDINTAEERWQDLNVISSLLKSFFRKLPEPLFTDDKYNDFIDANRIEDAEDRLKTMKKLIHDLPDYYYHTLKFLVGHLRKVADHSEKNKMEPRNLALVFGPTLVRTSEDNMTDMVTHMPDRYKIVETLILHYDWFFSEGELDKEEKTPDDKRDMQPVPNIDHLLSNIGRPGMPGEASDSTTSDSLKSKLSSASKKDLNARDFLSKSIISAVTRKRKKCPSTHQPGSSADEDSEHEPVKASNYGGGEGGGEEEDRGEEEAVKEEYTIPKKEKMDEKGNGVKVQETTEGKEDGGEEAEKDVSNGPGNDAKNPQRESKSRAAPQLRPNSFLYSHHQTHTTCPRPQPVTSPPPHPRPHNLARGRPTAPFWISPTRLPNLYQASRLHGGQQPDWNQPAPVRYRKTRGGRTRAMSMNLDLELGRSEDKVRGWRSERVEVIRVIEGAPGQHGSVGVPQGSVIGPGSVRQIDPLPHLSQEAPPLSSSSSGWIDQSSPGSSTVVLRRSGLDPRDKTRAWRRHTVVV from the exons GCTAAAGGGCGGAGAGATGGCATGGTGTCGTCCAATGAGAACAGGCGCCGGCCGCTGTCGTCGGGTGAGGTGGAGGGCGTGTCGTGGCAGGGCCCACGGACCATTTTCCTCCAGAAGAACTCGCAGGGATTTGGCTTCACCCTGCGCCACTTCATCGTCTACCCACCAGAGTCTTCCCTCCACAGCCTCAAG GATGAAGAGAACGGAAATGCAACTGGAAAAG caGGTTGTCAGCGCTCTCGTTTGGAGCCAATGGACACCATCTTTGTGAAGAGTGTCAAAGAAAATGGCCCTGCCCAGCAAGCTGGACTGTGCacag GGGACAGGCTGGTGAAAGTAAACGGGGAGAGCATTCTGGGGAAAACCTACTCTCAGGTGATCGCACTCATCCAAAACAG TGAAAACATTCTGGAGCTCTCTATTATGCCAAAAGATGAGGATGTGTTGCAGTTGGTAAGT GCGTACTCCCAGGATGCCTACCTGAAAGGCAATGAGCCATATTCAGGTGAGGCCCAGAACCTCCCTGAGCCGCCGCCTCTCTGTTACCCTTCCACCAAGCCCAGCTCCACTGCCCCACAGCCCAGCCACAACCTCCAGAGTCCCCTGGACAACTGGCAATGCCGATCTGGCCACACCACCTCGCCACTGGACAACCGCCCCCCTGCTGCTTCTACCCCCACCTCCGGCTGGTCCGGGGGTCCTGAGGAGACCAGTGGTCATTTTGCCCCACCAGGGCGGCACCGTGGCCGCTCCTCGTCGGCCATCAGTGCGCTGGACTTTCACTTTGCTAACCACAATGCTGCCATCGCCTCTGCAACTCTGCCTCCACCACGGAAGAACAGCCTGCCGGCTTCTGCCCGCGCTCACACCGATGCCCTCTGCCACCAGGCTTTGTCGGACTGGTACTACAGCCAGGCTGAGGCAGCTGAGCACATGTCTCCCCGCCACCGCAGCATATCTCAGGACCGTTTAGCGGAGCTGGGGCTGGGGTTGGCACTTGGCCCTGGACCAGTGCCCGCCTCCACAACCTCTGCAGAGCAACGTAGAAGAGAGACCCTCCTGTACCACCACCAGGCGGCAGCTGCTTCCCATGATTCCTATTGGCTGGGGGGCTGGGGTGGTATATCAGGACCAGGAAGCAGGTCGTGCTCAGAGAGCCTGCTGGCAGCCTATGCAGAGTACGAGCACAACTATGGGCGTTCTGTAGAAACACTGGCACAAGCCTCTGCACTGGTCCCACCACGCTCCGAACAGTCTTCACAAGGCTCCCAGATGACAAAATTCAGCGAGCAGAAAGAGCAGAAAGCCTCAGGAGGACATCAGCAGCAAACCACAGTCACGGCCCCTATCGCAACCTCTTCCACAGTGCCTCCAAGTGGCAGGCAGTCAGGTCAGCAGGTAGCTGAACCCCAAACAAGGCGAGTAAAAGAGGAAGAGTTGGTGGGCTACAAAAGCTACAGTCCTTCTTTCTCCCGCAAAGCTGGCCACCTCCTCCAGCAGGCGCAGTCCTTCAGAGAGCCCGGCTACACCGTCCCTCACCTCAACTGGAGCCCCGGCAGCAGAAGCAGCCCTGCCgacagtgatggagggatgGTGCCCCGGCCCCAGTCCACCCCAGCCCTGTCTGcatcagaggaggagagagttcGGCTCGGGGAGGACAGGGAGGTCATCTCCCCTATCTCCCTGAATCAAGAGGTGGTCCTGAGGCAGAAACCACCTTCGGGCCGCTGGACCCCTGTTCAGACCCTTCGACATCCCAACTACACAACACCTGTGGAGTCACCTGAGCCCCCTGGTTTGACATCTTCACCTGGGACTCCCTCTCCTGTCTCTGGGGGGCCAGGCCCCAACCGCAGGGTCAATGGTAGCCTGGCACAGCATGCATACGACTCCCTGTCCTCTATTCCCTTCATAG ATGAACCCACCAGTCCTAGTACTGACCAACAGGCCTGCTATGTACCAGCCTGCTCTGTGGTGTCCAGTTCCCAGGCCTCCACTATGGCCACTCTCACTTCCACCTCTGTCTCCCCCACCCTGTCCTCCATCTCCCCCTTTGTCCGACTTCGTTCTCAGGACTGCA GCAGTATCAAAGGTCGTCGCTCCTCTTACCTGCTGGCCATCACCACCGAGAGATCCAAGTCATGTGATGAGGGTCTCAACACCTTCAGGGAAGAAGGCCGTGTTTTCTC CAAACTACCAAAAAGAGTCAAGAGCTTTTTCATTGATGGG TCTCTGGAGAGCTTGCGAGCCCAGGAGGACGCCCGTTCCAAGCGCCACTCCACCTCTGAACTGGGAACCATCACCTTCAGTGATGTTCGCAAGGAGGGCTGGCTGCACTACAAACAGATCCTCACAGAGAAGGGAAAG AAAGTCGGTGGTGGCATGCGGCCGTGGAAACGTGTCTTCTCCGTGCTCCGTTCCCATTCGCTCTTCCTCTACAAGGACAAGCGAGAGGCCGTCCTTCACGGGGCGGGGGCGGGGTCCAGCCAGGACGAGCATCCCCCAGTCAGCATCCGCGGCTGCCTGATTGACATTGCCTACAGCGAAACTAAGCGCAAGCATACCTTGAGGCTGACCACACAGGACTTCTGCGAGTacctgctgcaggctgaggaCAGGGACGACATGCTGGCCTGGATCAGGGTCATCAGGGAGAACAGCAAGACTGACAATGAG GAGATTGGTTTCTCAAGACAAGCTCTCATCAACAAGAAGCTGAATGACTACAGAAAACACAG TCTGACAGCTAATAAGCCGGATTCTTCTCCCAGAGCTCACCGCATGATGCCTCCCTTCCTCTTGGCTAAGACTGACAACACCTCAGTGAACCGATCATCTAGAACTG aTGACAACAAGGCGCTGTGGGGCATCAATATCATGAAGAAGACCAAGAAGACAGGCAGTCCCAAGGCTTTTGGTGTGCGACTAGAGGACTGTCAGCCTGCTGTCAACCATAAA TTTGTCCCTCTGATCGTGGAGATGTGCTGCGGTGTGGTGGAAGACACGGGTCTGGAGTACACCGGCATCTACCGGGTGCCAGGGAACAACGCTATGGTGTCCAACCTGCAGGAGCATCTCAACAAGGGCATGGACATCAACACTGCTGAGGAG AGATGGCAGGACCTGAACGTAATCAGCAGCCTGCTCAAATCGTTCTTCCGAAAACTGCCTGAACCACTGTTTACTGATG ACAAATACAATGATTTCATTGATGCCAACCGGATAGAAGACGCAGAGGACCGACTAAAGACCATGAAGAAACTG ATTCATGACCTCCCAGACTATTATTACCACACTCTTAAGTTCTTGGTGGGCCACCTGAGGAAGGTGGCAGATCACTCTGAAAAGAATAAG ATGGAGCCAAGAAACCTGGCTCTGGTGTTTGGTCCCACTCTGGTGAGGACGTCAGAGGACAATATGACCGACATGGTCACCCACATGCCTGACCGCTACAAGATAGTAGAGACACTTATCCTGCAC TATGACTGGTTCTTCAGTGAAGGAGAGCTTGACAAGGAAGAGAAG acccCAGATGATAAGCGGGACATGCAGCCTGTGCCCAATATTGACCATCTACTGTCCAACATCGGCAGGCCGGGTATGCCAGGAGAGGCATCAG ATTCCACCACCAGCGATTCACTTAAGTCAAAG CTTTCTTCAGCCTCCAAGAAAGACCTGAATGCCAGGGACTTCCTGTCCAAGTCCATCATCTCTGCTGTGACCCGCAAACGTAAAAAATGCCCCAGTACCCACCAGCCAGGCAGCAGTGCTGACGAGGACTCCGAGCATGAACCAGTCAAAGCCAGCAACTACGGgggaggagaagggggaggagaggaagaggacagaggagaggaagaggcagTCAAGGAGGAATATACCATTcctaagaaagaaaaaatggatgaaaaggGAAATGGGGTAAAAGTTCAAGAGACTACAGAGGGAAAGGAAGATGGGGGAGAGGAAGCTGAAAAGGATGTGAGTAACGGACCAGGCAATGATGCCAAGAATCCTCAAAGGGAGAGCAAGTCAAGAGCTGCACCACAACTTCGTCCAAACAGCTTCCTCTATTCACACCATCAGACCCACACCACATGCCCACGACCCCAACCCGTGACCAGCCCTCCTCCACACCCAAGGCCTCACAATCTGGCTAGAGGACGCCCAACAGCCCCTTTCTGGATCTCCCCTACCAGGCTTCCCAACCTCTACCAGGCCTCCAGGCTTCATGGGGGCCAGCAGCCGGATTGGAACCAACCAGCGCCAGTCCGCTACAGGAAGACCAGAGGTGGGAGGACGAGGGCTATGTCCATGAATCTGGACCTTGAGCTGGGCAGGAGTGAGGACAAAGTGAGAGGCTGGAGATCGGAGAGGGTTGAGGTAATCAGAGTCATTGAGGGAGCACCAGGTCAGCATGGAAGTGTTGGGGTTCCTCAAGGATCAGTTATAGGTCCTGGTTCAGTTCGACAAATTGATCCACTCCCTCATCTCTCCCAGGAggccccccctctctcctcctcttcctctggatGGATAGATCAAAGCTCCCCGGGATCTTCAACTGTTGTTCTGAGGAGATCTGGCCTGGACCCGCGGGACAAGACAAGAGCCTGGCGTCGTCACACAGTGGTGGTTTAA